A genomic window from Silene latifolia isolate original U9 population chromosome Y, ASM4854445v1, whole genome shotgun sequence includes:
- the LOC141627971 gene encoding protein FAR-RED IMPAIRED RESPONSE 1-like has product MVFTPFTGVENHKRSVTFCGALVIAHEDADSFKWVFTHFLAAMGGKEPNYIITDYDPGILKAVPLVFKTVRHRYCMWHIMNKVPSKYEVMRDDYSVFVKKLNAIIWDEDIEAAEFDAKWEEIGREHNVNNIDWFQEIAMEQQRHTQKKIDSCNRHTFPIISTHLAIEVHGAQVYSHRVFEEFQEEVKYSIGTYKSRGFTECDSLKVTTVRDANRDINYEVTYCPGIIL; this is encoded by the exons aTGGTCTTCACACCTTTCACCGGGGTTGAAAACCATAAACGATCAGTCACTTTCTGTGGAGCGCTTGTTATTGCTCATGAAGATGCAGACTCGTTTAAATGGGTTTTCACCCATTTTTTGGCTGCGATGGGTGGGAAAGAGCCTAATTATATTATCACCGATTATGATCCTGGTATTCTTAAAGCGGTGCCATTGGTGTTCAAGACAGTGCGCCACCgatattgtatgtggcatatcatgaacaaggtGCCAAGCAAGTATGAAGTGATGAGAGACGATTATTCGGTCTTTGTAAAGAAATTGAATGCCATAATATGGGATGAAGACATTGAAGCGGCAGAgttcgatgcaaaatgggaagaaattggcagaGAACACAATGTTAATAACATTGACTGGTTCCAAGAAAT AGCGATGGAGCAGCAAAGACACACACAGAAAAAGATTGACAGCTGTAACAGACACACTTTCCCTATCATATCAACGCATCTAGCTATCGAAGTGCACGGGGCGCAAGTGTACAGTCATAGAGTATTCGAGGAATTTCAAGAAGAGGTCAAGTACTCAATTGGTACTTATAAAAGCAGAGGATTTACTGAGTGTGACTCTTTAAAGGTGACCACTGTAAGAGATGCAAACAGGGACATAAATTATGAGGTCACATACTGCCCAGGTATCATTCTGTAG